One Vespula pensylvanica isolate Volc-1 chromosome 3, ASM1446617v1, whole genome shotgun sequence DNA window includes the following coding sequences:
- the LOC122628001 gene encoding acetyl-CoA carboxylase isoform X4 encodes MSETTPVSFVVGEPDPDAEEELEIGDSFPIDGNDGNSLQGQQFSIPPGLVERRKRLRPSMSQGTVMIQTQNRLQEKDFTVATPEEFVHRFGGTKVINKVLIANNGIAAVKCMRSIRRWSYEMFKNERAVRFVVMVTPEDLKANAEYIKMADQYVPVPGGTNNNNYANVELIVDIATRTQVQAVWAGWGHASENPKLPELLHKNNISFIGPSERAMWALGDKIASSIVAQTADVPTLPWSGSELKAQYSGKKIKISTELFKKGCVSTVEECLAAANKIGFPIMVKASEGGGGKGIRKCENAEELPALFRQVQGEIPGSPIFIMKMAKCARHLEVQLLADNYGNAISLFGRDCSIQRRHQKIIEEAPAVIAKPEVFEEMEKAAVRLAKMVGYVSAGTVEYLYDTSGRYYFLELNPRLQVEHPCTEMVSDVNLPAAQLQVAMGLPLHHIKDIRLLYGESPWGDSQIDFDQLRHKPQPWGHVIAARITSENPDEGFKPSSGTVQELNFRSSKNVWGYFSVGASGGLHEFADSQFGHCFSWGEDRYQARENLVIALKELSIRGDFRTTVEYLITLLETEAFQQNNIDTSWLDVLIAERVKSDKPNVLLAVTCGAIHIADRTITASFTEFQTALEKGQVQGSNDLNNLVDVELVNDGYKYKVQAAKSGPNSYFLVLNSSYKEIEVHRLSDGGLLLSMDGASYTTYMKEEVDRYRITIGNQTCVFEKDNDPSLLRSPSAGKLINFLVEDSGHVDRGQAYAEIEVMKMIMTVTTSEAGTLFYVKRPGAILEAGTVIAHLELDDPSLVTNAEEYSGQFPTPAVPAIPDKLNHLHSKYRTALENTLAGYCLPDPYHLPRLRELIEKFMFSLRDPSLPLLELQEVIATISGRIPASVEKKIRKLMSLYERNITSVLAQFPSQQIAAVIDGHAATLSKRSDRDVFFLTTQAIVQLVQRYRNGIRGRMKTAVHELLRQYYMVECQFQQGHYDKCVSALIEQYKDDLSTVTAMIFSHNQVTKKNILVTMLIDHLWANEPGLTDELASTLTELTSLNRTEHSRVALRARQVLIAAHQPAYELRHNQMESIFLSAVDMYGHDFHPENLQKLILSETSIFDILHDFFYHSNRAVCNAALEVYVRRAYISYELTCLQHLELSGEIPLVHFQFLLPNNHPNRQTQSIVNYRTGAMAAFKDFDQFREYSDEILDLLEDLSSPSSVSVKVLEAVDAIGSESRHSTSINVSLSTAAEAATAAELGERPAEPVHILSIAIQENGNQDDATMARLFGDWCATSKEELISRGIRRVTFAALKKKQFPKFFTFRQRDGFVEDRIYRHLEPGCAFQLELNRMRTYDLEALPTSNQKMHLYLGQAKVAKGQQVTDYRFFIRSIIRHSDLITKEASFDYLHNEGERVLLEAMDELEVAFSHPLAKRTECNHIFLNFVPTVIMDPARIEESVTSMVLRYGPRLWKLRVRQAEIKMTIRPAPGKSTSNIRLCIANDSGYSIDLHLYAESTDPKTGIIRFESYPPPAANLSNWRPGPMHGLPISTPYLTKDYLQAKRFQAQSAGTTYAYDLPDIFRQQVEKSWHKYIEERPNSNITIPTSVMDCVELVLDGDNLVEQKRLPGENDVGMVAWRLTLYTPEFPAGRDIILISNDLTHFLGSFGPKEDFLFYRASERARQLGIPRIYFAANAGARIGLAEEIKGLFKIAWEDEGEPEKGFKYIYLTPDDYARLAPFNSVKASLIEDPAGESRYKITDIIGKDDGIGVENLKYAGMIASETSRAYDEIVTISIVSCRAIGIGSYLVRLGQRTIQIENSHIILTGYRALNAVLGREVYASNNQLGGIQIMHNNGVTHAVDSRDLEGVATVLKWLSYFPRARGTSLPILPSPLPDSINRDITYVPTKAPYDPRWMLEGRYSPNDQNVWESGFFDRGSWQEIMKPWAQTVITGRARLGGIPCGVIAVETRTVELHLPADPANLDSEAKTISQAGQVWFPDSAYKTAQAIRDFNREELPLVIFANWRGFSSGMKDMYDQIVKFGAYIVDALREYTKPIFVYIPPNGELRGGAWAVVDTTINPRYLEMFADTTSRGGVLEPTGIVEIKFRNKDIVKTMHRIDPVIQKLKENLNASNSIEEKTEIETVIRKREKTLIPIYQQVAVYFADLHDTPERMLEKNVIQDIIPWQKARPLLYWKLRRRLLEEDIKKDILSMQPKLDVRQIGAMLRRWFIEDKGATESYLWDQDQAATTWLEAQLVNENSVISRNIMCVKKDAVITRIKEALETCPEVRLDAVLEIAHRLNPAERAELQRTLSQMEAPDQEHHIDSSSSS; translated from the exons ATGTCCGAAACGACGCCGGTTAGCTTCGTCGTCGGGGAACCCGACCCAGACGCCGAAGAGGAGTTGGAGATTGGCGATAGTTTTCCCATTGATGGGAACGATGGGAACAGCCTTCAAGGTCAACAATTCTCCATCCCTCCAGGCTTGGTTGAACGACGTAAACGACTCAG ACCCAGCATGTCGCAGGGTACGGTGATGATTCAGACACAAAATCGATTGCAAGAGAAAGACTTCACCGTTGCGACACCCGAAGAATTCGTACATCGTTTTGGTGGCACCAAGGTTATCAACAAG GTTTTAATAGCTAACAATGGAATCGCTGCAGTCAAATGTATGCGGTCGATACGACGATGGTCTTACGAGATGTTTAAGAACGAAAGAGCGGTACGTTTCGTGGTCATGGTCACGCCGGAAGATCTCAAAGCTAACgcggaatatataaaaatggctGATCAATATGTCCCCGTACCTGGTGGAACAAACAATAACAATTATGCGAACGTCGAGCTCATCGTGGATATCGCAACGAGGACGCAGGTGCAGGCTGTTTGGGCTGGATGGGGTCACGCATCAGAAAATCCTAAATTACCAGAGTTACTGCATAAGaataatatctcttttatag GTCCATCCGAGAGAGCTATGTGGGCTTTAGGTGATAAGATAGCATCGAGTATTGTCGCTCAAACAGCAGATGTTCCTACGTTACCTTGGTCGGGATCTGAATTGAAAGCTCAATATAGTGgcaagaagataaagatatcGACCGAATTGTTCAAGAAAGGTTGTGTTTCCACCGTCGAGGAATGTCTTGCCGCGGCTAATAAAATTGGTTTTCCGATTATGGTGAAAGCTAGCGAAGGTGGCGGCGGTAAGGGTATTAGAAAATGCGAAAACGCGGAAGAGTTGCCCGCCTTGTTTAG ACAAGTGCAAGGCGAGATACCGGGTTCACCGATATTTATCATGAAAATGGCGAAGTGTGCTCGTCATTTAGAGGTTCAATTATTAGCCGATAATTACGGTAATGCAATATCGTTGTTCGGCCGTGATTGCTCTATCCAAAGAAGACatcagaaaataatagaagaggCACCAGCGGTAATAGCCAAGCCTGAAGTCTTcgaagagatggagaaa GCTGCTGTGAGATTAGCAAAAATGGTCGGATATGTCAGTGCGGGTACCgttgaatatttatacgatactTCTGgccgttattattttttggaatTGAATCCTAGACTTCAAGTGGAACATCCGTGTACCGAGATGGTATCGGACGTTAATCTGCCCGCTGCACAACTTCAAGTGGCGATGGGATTGCCTCTTCATCATATTAAAGATATACGTCTCCTTTATGGCGAGAGTCCTTGGGGAGACAGTCAAATAGATTTCGATCAGTTACGTCATAAACCACAACCTTGGGGACATGTGATAGCTGCTAGAATTACCAGTGAAAATCCTGACGAAG GTTTCAAACCGAGTTCTGGTACCGTACAAGAATTGAACTTTAGATCGTCGAAGAACGTTTGGGGTTATTTTTCTGTCGGAGCATCGGGTGGTCTTCACGAGTTCGCAGATTCTCAATTCGGTCATTGTTTTTCCTGGGGGGAAGATCGTTATCAAGCTCGAGAGAATTTGGTGATAGCGTTGAAGGAATTAAGCATCAGAGGTGACTTCAGGACAACGGTGGAATATCTTATAACTTTGTTGGAAACTGAAGCCTTCCAACAAAACAATATCGACACGTCGTGGCTCGATGTGCTTATAGCAGAGCGCGTTAAAAGCGATAAGCCAAACGTTTTATTAGCCGTCACGTGTGGTGCCATTCATATCGCTGATAGAACTATCACTGCTTCGTTCACTGAATTTCAGACGGCCTTGGAGAAGGGTCAAGTGCAAGGCAGTAATGATTTAAATAACCTCGTAGAT GTAGAACTAGTGAACGATGGTTACAAGTACAAAGTTCAAGCAGCTAAGTCAGGTCCTAATAGTTATTTCCTCGTTTTAAATAGTTCCTATAAAGAAATCGAAGTTCATCGACTTTCCGATGGTGGTTTGTTACTCTCGATGGATGGTGCCAGTTATACGACGTACATGAAGGAAGAAGTAGATCGTTATAGAATTACTATAGGTAATCAAACCTGTGTATTTGAAAAGGATAACGACCCGTCTTTACTTAGATCACCATCAGCGggtaaattgataaatttcttgGTGGAGGATAGTGGTCACGTCGATAGGGGACAAGCTTACGCTGAAATCGAAgttatgaaaatgataatgacgGTAACGACCAGCGAAGCTGGTACATTGTTCTACGTGAAAAGACCAGGTGCTATTCTCGAAGCTGGCACTGTTATAGCTCATTTAGAACTGGATGATCCATCTTTGGTGACGAATGCTGAGGAATATAGTGGCCAATTTCCAACGCCAGCGGTACCAGCTATACCAGACAAATTGAATCATCTTCATTCCAAATATCGGACTGCTTTAGAAAATACACTAGCTGGTTACTGTTTACCAGATCCGTATCATTTACCACGTTTACGTGAACTCATCGAAAAGTTCATGTTCTCCTTACGCGATCCTAGCTTACCGTTGCTCGAACTTCAAGAGGTAATAGCTACGATATCAGGAAGAATCCCAGCTTCAGTCGAGAAGAAGATCAGAAAATTAATGTCCTTGTACGAGAGAAACATAACTTCTGTTCTTGCACAATTCCCCAGTCAACAGATCGCAGCTGTCATTGACGGGCACGCTGCTACGCTTTCGAAACGTTCCGATAGAGATGTATTCTTCTTGACTACTCAAGCGATCGTACAGCTCGTGCAGAGATATCGAAATGGTATACGTGGTCGAATGAAAACTGCCGTACACGAACTTCTTCGTCAATATTATATGGTCGAGTGTCAATTTCAACAAGGGCATTACGACAAATGTGTGTCCGCTCTGATAGAACAATACAAGGACGATTTAAGTACCGTAACTGCCATGATTTTTAGTCACAACCaagtaacgaaaaagaatatattagtGACTATGCTGATAGATCATCTCTGGGCGAATGAACCTGGTCTCACCGACGAATTAGCTAGTACTTTAACGGAATTGACCAGTTTGAACAGAACGGAGCACAGTCGTGTTGCGTTAAGAGCCAGACAGGTATTGATAGCTGCTCATCAACCTGCCTACGAACTCAGACACAATCAAATGGAATCCATTTTCTTATCAGCCGTTGATATGTACGGGCACGACTTTCATCCGGAAAATCTTCAAAAGCTGATACTCTCCGAAACATCTATATTCGATATCCTTCATGATTTCTTCTATCATTCGAATCGTGCAGTTTGCAATGCCGCCTTGGAAGTTTATGTTCGCAGAGCCTACATCAGTTACGAGTTAACGTGTTTACAACACTTGGAATTGTCAGGAGAAATACCTCTCGTACATTTCCAATTCTTGCTCCCTAACAATCATCCTAATCGACAAACCCAATCGATTGTTAATTACAGAACAGGAGCGATGGCAGCATTCAAAGACTTCGATCAATTTCGCGAATACTCGGACGAGATCTTGGACTTGTTGGAAGATTTGTCGTCGCCGAGTTCAGTATCTGTTAAAGTCCTAGAGGCCGTAGACGCGATTGGTAGCGAATCTCGTCACAGTACGTCCATAAACGTATCGCTCAGCACTGCGGCGGAAGCTGCAACTGCCGCAGAATTAGGTGAGAGGCCAGCCGAACCTGTACACATTTTAAGCATTGCCATTCAAGAGAACGGTAATCAAGACGACGCTACTATGGCAAGATTATTTGGTGACTGGTGTGCAACGAGCAAGGAAGAGTTAATATCTCGCGGTATCAGAAGAGTCACTTTCGCAGCCCTAAAGAAGAAACAGTTTCCAAAATTCTTTACGTTCAGACAAAGGGACGGATTTGTCGAGGATAGAATTTATCGACATCTCGAGCCAGGGTGCGCTTTTCAATTGGAACTTAATAGAATGCGAACGTACGATCTGGAGGCCTTGCCTACGTCGAATCAAAAGATGCACCTGTACCTTGGACAGGCAAAAGTAGCCAAAGGGCAACAAGTTACAGATTATCGTTTCTTCATACGCTCTATTATTCGTCATTCCGATCTTATAACGAAGGAAGCAAGTTTCGATTATCTTCACAACGAAGGAGAGCGCGTGCTGCTCGAAGCTATGGATGAGTTGGAAGTGGCCTTTTCGCATCCTCTAGCTAAACGTACCGAAtgtaatcatatatttttaaatttcgttCCTACGGTGATAATGGATCCTGCCAGAATAGAGGAAAGTGTTACCAGTATGGTACTTAGATATGGTCCGAGATTATGGAAGTTACGTGTTCGCCAGGCCGAAATCAAAATGACAATCCGTCCAGCTCCGGGCAAATCGACGTCGAATATACGCTTGTGTATCGCCAATGACAGCGGTTACAGTATAGATTTACATCTTTACGCTGAATCGACGGATCCTAAGACAGGTATCATTCGTTTTGAATCTTATCCACCGCCTGCTGCTAACTTATCCAATTGGAGACCCGGCCCTATGCACGGTTTGCCAATTTCAACACCGTATCTCACCAAGGATTATCTTCAAGCCAAGAGATTCCAAGCGCAAAGTGCTGGTACCACTTACGCGTACGACTTGCCTGACATATTTCGTCAGCAAGTAGAAAAGTCTTGGCACAAATATATCGAGGAGAGACCAAATTCGAACATCACGATTCCCACGTCTGTGATGGATTGCGTTGAGCTAGTACTGGACGGTGACAATCTCGTTGAACAAAAGCGTTTGCCTGGTGAGAACGACGTAGGCATGGTAGCTTGGAGATTAACTCTTTACACACCTGAGTTCCCGGCTGGTCGTGATATTATACTTATCTCCAACGACCTCACGCATTTTCTCGGCTCGTTTGGCCCAAAGGAGGACTTCCTATTTTACAGAGCATCCGAGAGAGCGAGACAACTTGGTATCCCGCGTATTTATTTCGCCGCGAACGCAGGTGCACGTATTGGTCTGGCTGAAGAGATCAAAGGATTGTTCAAAATAGCTTGGGAAGATGAAGGTGAACCTGAAAAGGGATTCAAGTATATATACTTGACACCAGATGATTATGCTCGTTTAGCACCTTTTAATTCAGTCAAGGCTTCCTTGATCGAGGATCCAGCCGGTGAATCTCGTTATAAGATTACGGACATCATTGGCAAAGACGATGGTATAGGCGTGGAGAATTTAAAATACGCTGGTATGATTGCTAGCGAAACGTCCAGAGCTTACGATGAAATCGTCACCATCTCCATTGTTTCGTGCCGCGCCATTGGTATCGGTTCTTATTTGGTGCGTCTTGGTCAGAGAACaattcaaattgaaaattctCACATCATTCTTACTGGTTACCGAGCATTGAACGCCGTCTTAGGACGCGAAGTGTACGCTAGTAACAATCAACTAGGGGGTATTCAAATTATGCATAACAACGGTGTTACTCATGCGGTCGATAGTAGGGATTTGGAAGGCGTGGCCACAGTTTTGAAATGGTTGAGTTATTTCCCCAGGGCAAGGGGTACAAGTTTGCCGATATTACCCTCACCTCTCCCCGATTCTATCAACCGAGACATTACTTATGTACCTACGAAAGCACCTTATGATCCAAGGTGGATGTTAGAAGGTAGATACTCGCCTAACGATCAGAATGTCTGGGAAAGTGGTTTCTTCGATCGTGGATCGTGGCAG GAAATCATGAAACCTTGGGCACAAACTGTAATAACAGGTCGAGCGAGATTAGGTGGTATACCTTGTGGTGTTATCGCCGTTGAAACAAGAACCGTCGAATTACATCTTCCTGCTGATCCTGCTAATCTCGATTCGGAAGCTAAGACAATATCTCAAGCTGGTCAAGTATGGTTCCCAGATAGTGCCTACAAAACCGCACAAGCTATTCGAGATTTTAATAGGGAAGAACTGCCGCTTGTTATATTTGCTAACTGGAGAGGATTTTCCAGTGGCATGAAAG ACATGTACGATCAAATTGTGAAATTCGGTGCCTATATCGTCGACGCGCTGAGAGAATACACGAAAcctatatttgtatacattcCACCAAATGGTGAACTCAGAGGTGGTGCATGGGCCGTAGTGGACACTACGATTAATCCACGATACTTAGAAATGTTTGCCGATACCACCAGTAGGGGTGGTGTCCTGGAGCCGACTGGtatcgtagaaataaaatttagaaacaaGGATATCGTCAAGACTATGCATAGAATAGATCCTGTTATTCAAAAGTTAAAA GAAAATCTTAATGCATCAAATTCAATCGAGGAAAAAACGGAAATCGAAACAGTAAttcgtaagagagagaaaacattgATACCGATATATCAACAAGTTGCTGTCTACTTTGCGGATCTTCACGACACACCAGAACGAATGTTGGAGAAAAACGTGATACAGGATATAATACCATGGCAAAAAGCAAGGCCGTTGCTTTATTGGAAATTAAGACGGAGACTTTTGGAAGAGGATATCAAGAAGGATATTTTGTCAATGCAACCTAAGCTCGACGTTAGACAAATTGGTGCGATGCTACGACGATGGTTTATCGAAGATAAAGGAGCTACAGAATCGTACCTTTGGGATCAGGATCAAGCGGCTACCACTTGGTTGGAGGCACAGCTTGTTAATGAGAATAGCGTTATATCACGTAATATTATGTGCGTAAAGAAGGATGCAGTTATCACACGTATCAAAGAAGCTCTCGAAACTTGTCCAGAAGTAAGATTAGATGCTGTCCTGGAAATCGCGCATAGATTAAATCCTGCCGAACGTGCCGAGTTACAAAGGACTTTATCGCAAATGGAAGCACCAGATCAGGAACATCACATCGATTCGAGTTCTTCATCCTAA